CACTGATATATATTCGATACCTTTTCAATGCTTTGGGGAACAAACCTGTTGGAAGAATGTTAGCATCCAAGATATGTATTTCCAAGGCGCTTAGCTTAGATAAGTTCTTGAGCTCTGAAAGGCTTGCATTACTTTTCTTAGTACTGTTGACTCCTTTAGCCTCCCATCGGTTAAAGCTATTTCCCACTTTCAATTCTTCTAGTCTTGTCAAATTTGATATAACATTAGGTGAAATTAGTTCCAGTTGAAAGCAACCAGTTAAATCCAACGATCGTAGATTAGTTAATTGCCCTATTTCTTTGGGCAACTCTTTAAACTTGGATGTTAGAAAGCTAAGCATTTCTAAGTTTTGTAGTTGGCCAATTAGAGCTATATCTCCCAAGGTGCACCAATCTAGACACAATGTCTTCAGACTTTTTAGGAACTGAAGAGATGGAGGTAGTGACGGGATACTCAAATCAGTTAAATCCAACACTTCGAGTTTTGTCGTTTCTTTAAAAAAGTTACACTGGATTTCTAGGGAGTAATCCTCAGAGTTAAAATAAAACATCTTTGGTTCTTTGCATTGCAAAACTTCCGGAAGCTTAGGGATATTAGATGTTCTTAAAGAGATCATAGTGCACTTTTCACAAAAATCCTTATTATCTGGCCATTCTTTCAACTCATCTCCACCACTTATTTTCAACACATGTTGATCCTTGCATAAAATACGTTTAGCAACATCATGCACAAGATCATGCATCTTGACACACCCACTGTCTTCATGGTCAAGCAATAGACAAGAATCCTTCAGTTTCTCAAGCAATGAATTTAATGCATCCCATGCTTCTCCCATTGTATCGAAATTTTTAAACAAACCCAAACCAATGCCATATTTCAATAGGTAATCAATATAGATAGTTTTCCATGAATTAGCATAAAATCCACAGAGCAAGAACAATGGCTTCTCCTCATCATTTAACTGACTATAACTCCATTCTAGAGCCAAGTATGTCATTTCTGTGAATTCTTCTTTGTCAAACCTTATCAAACATCTCAACGCATCTTTCCATGCATGTAATGTTCTTCTATTTTTCAAGGCACTGGCAACAGTGACAACTAAAACCGGCAAATCTCCACATCTTTTGGCTACTTTAATTGCTACAGTTTTTATTTCAGGATTTTTAATAACATCACCTGCCTTCTTCTCGAACAAATTCCAagtttcttcttcccctaaaAGATCAAGTAGAAACTCTTTGTGTGTATGCATCTCACGGGATAATACTTCTCGCATTCTTGATGTTAGCAATACTTTTACAAGTCGCCACACCAGAAAGTCCCACAGCCTCTAAATCAATTTTTTCCCACACATCATCTAATATTACAAGAGTCTTTTGGTCTTTTATCCGGCTAAATAGACGACGTGCACTTCCAGCAATAGTCTCATTTTCAGGAATGTCAAGATCTAGCTTCTCAGCAATTTCTTTTTGAATTCTTTGAtgcttggatttttttttacatcCAATATCATAACCACATCAGCAAATAATTCTTTGTCTCCAGTAGCTTGCCGGGAAACTTCTTTGACAATTGTAGTCTTTCCCACACCACCAAACTCATACACTCCTATCCTATCAATATCATGACTATTTCTTAGTACATCCATTATTTGGTTCACAACTGAAATCCTTGAACCGAACGCCTCATATTCTTTGGTAGGGACATCTTGTGGAGTGGTAGCATGTGCAAAAGTGttacaaaaaaaatttccatAAAGTTTAGCAATGTCGGGAACCAATTTTGTTGATTTCTAACTTAGCTGATGATAAAGCATTAGATTAGGACATAATCAACTAAGACATTTCAACTTTTCTTTATGCTCTTCACTCAAGATCTCGTTCGCCTCTCTTGTGATCCCTTTGACATCTGTCAGACATTTGTTGACATGGGCTTCAACTTCTCttatgtttctcttttcttcACCAACATTCTGCTCCACACTTTGACTCACAGCAACCAATTTATTCAATTGATTCTCTAGTTTTTTGACATTCCGATTGTAGTAGATTAGATAACCCACTTGGCGTCCAACTGGTGCAACAGTTAGCTCCACAAGTTTTCCAACAATTCCAATACCAATACCAATAAGAAACGCCATGATTGTTActgaatagaaagaaaaaaatcaaataaagtTAATAGAGAACAAAAAAGCCTTAGACCACatgcaaaagaaaaacataacTAAAAAGATTCAAAAACCCACAACtttattattaatgaaaaataAGCACGCACAGAAAGGTTTAATACTATTTGAGACCTTTTATGATGATAAGTCTCTTGCTTATATACTCTAATGTTGAATTTTACATGTAAAGCATCCTAGGGTCA
This portion of the Rosa chinensis cultivar Old Blush chromosome 1, RchiOBHm-V2, whole genome shotgun sequence genome encodes:
- the LOC112203906 gene encoding disease resistance protein At4g27190-like, whose protein sequence is MDVLRNSHDIDRIGVYEFGGVGKTTIVKEVSRQATGDKELFADVVMILDRLWDFLVWRLVKVLLTSRMREVLSREMHTHKEFLLDLLGEEETWNLFEKKAGDVIKNPEIKTVAIKVAKRCGDLPVLVVTVASALKNRRTLHAWKDALRCLIRFDKEEFTEMTYLALEWSYSQLNDEEKPLFLLCGFYANSWKTIYIDYLLKYGIGLGLFKNFDTMGEAWDALNSLLEKLKDSCLLLDHEDSGCVKMHDLVHDVAKRILCKDQHVLKISGGDELKEWPDNKDFCEKCTMISLRTSNIPKLPEVLQCKEPKMFYFNSEDYSLEIQCNFFKETTKLEVLDLTDLSIPSLPPSLQFLKSLKTLCLDWCTLGDIALIGQLQNLEMLSFLTSKFKELPKEIGQLTNLRSLDLTGCFQLELISPNVISNLTRLEELKVGNSFNRWEAKGVNSTKKSNASLSELKNLSKLSALEIHILDANILPTGLFPKALKRYRIYISAVWNWNNKDANLNTLKIKLTTSNELYQSGVNMLLKRTDELHLNGMKAGSISKFEEIVHQWLDQVNDIMA